A single Lactuca sativa cultivar Salinas chromosome 8, Lsat_Salinas_v11, whole genome shotgun sequence DNA region contains:
- the LOC111900623 gene encoding phospholipase A1-IIbeta, producing the protein MGEGGFAGKWRKLSGEDNWNSLLEPLDIDLRRYLIFYGERVQANYDTFILDRRSRYTGASKFTKKQFFSRLGLDKGNPIKYNVVKYIYATSTSPTAPQSFLLKSLVKDPYLGQSNWMGYIAVSSEKSKPLLGRRDIVISWRGTIQISEWIENFDFPLKPTTKVFPTSTCALAHSGFLSIYTSSHPNSRFNKTSARDQVVSTIKRLVERYKDEDVSITVIGHSLGGALATLTGGDIAVNGYNKPTSRPNKSFPVTVFAYGNPILGNICLRELLHKQENLHILRTVNMIDFIQFLPPLIGYEHIGHKLVIDTRKSPYLKAIESYAKRHNMEASYLHGLAGSHGVDKEFKLVITRDLALVNKRTNLLKDEYLIPNHWWTQQNKGMVQLSNGSWKLHELKGYPPQNDEIEYDDKDDDDDEDEIEHDDNDDEEEDEIEVIFED; encoded by the exons ATGGGTGAAGGCGGTTTCGCGGGGAAATGGAGAAAACTTAGTGGAGAAGACAACTGGAATTCACTCTTGGAACCTCTCGACATTGACCTTAGACGTTACCTCATTTTTTATGGTGAAAGGGTTCAAGCCAACTATGACACTTTCATTCTTGATCGTAGGTCAAGATATACGGGTGCAAGTAAATTCACGAAAAAACAGTTCTTTTCACGCCTCGGTCTCGATAAGGGTAACCCTATAAAGTACAATGTTGTTAAGTATATCTATGCTACGTCCACATCACCCACCGCCCCTCAATCGTTTCTTTTGAAGTCTCTTGTGAAGGACCCGTATTTAGGGCAGTCAAATTGGATGGGGTACATTGCAGTGTCTTCAGAGAAATCGAAACCTTTGTTGGGAAGGAGAGATATTGTGATTTCATGGAGAGGGACGATACAAATATCAGAATGGATTGAGAATTTTGATTTCCCGTTGAAGCCAACGACTAAGGTTTTTCCAACATCGACATGTGCACTAGCGCATTCAGGATTTCTTTCGATATATACGTCTAGTCATCCGAATTCTCGCTTTAATAAAACTAGTGCGAGAGATCAG GTTGTATCTACGATCAAGAGGCTAGTTGAAAGATACAAGGATGAAGACGTGAGTATAACCGTAATCGGCCATAGTCTAGGTGGGGCACTAGCAACCCTAACCGGAGGCGACATAGCAGTCAACGGCTACAACAAACCTACATCCCGACCCAATAAGTCATTTCCCGTAACAGTATTTGCATACGGGAACCCTATTCTCGGAAACATATGTCTTCGCGAGCTTCTCCACAAGCAAGAAAATCTTCACATCTTACGAACCGTAAACATGATAGATTTTATACAATTTTTACCACCATTGATTGGGTACGAacatattggtcataaattagtGATTGATACTCGAAAGTCTCCATACTTGAAAGCTATAGAAAGCTATGCAAAAAGGCATAATATGGAGGCTTCTTATTTGCATGGGCTTGCAGGCTCACATGGTGTTGATAAAGAGTTCAAGTTGGTAATTACTCGGGATCTTGCGCTTGTCAATAAGCGAACGAATTTGTTGAAAGATGAGTATTTGATACCCAATCATTGGTGGACTCAACAAAATAAAGGGATGGTTCAATTATCAAATGGATCTTGGAAATTGCATGAGCTTAAGGGTTACCCACCACAAAATGACGAGATAGAATATGATGacaaggatgatgatgatgatgaggacgaGATCGAGCATGATGacaatgatgatgaggaggaggacGAGATTGA GGTTATTTTCGAAGATTGA
- the LOC111900619 gene encoding uncharacterized protein LOC111900619, translated as MLSTALRSASLASLPIHSFKPKLPSFASFSSLQPPQQHQHPLWPGLQSWRDSSLNHNRFWGPSGPEPETPIGPNYQNSQLDSATSLAEMGAMILSTSDPITKSRLSHLAYSKWRRDRLPIGASQPPDRPARPSKPQLVSPKEIPAPKNSGLPLNAYMLHNLAHVELNAIDLAWDTVVRFSPYSDLLGDKFFSDFAHVADDESRHFAWCSQRLAELGFSYGDMPAHNLLWRESEKSSDDVVARLAVIPLVQEARGLDAGPRLVQKLIGFGDVKTSKVVAKIAEEEVAHVAVGVYWFVAVCQQMGRAPCPTFRDLLKEYNVEVKGPFNYTAREEAGLPRDWYDPLVEIEEDKERLSKVHDRLAHIISMEKENSNLNKTN; from the exons ATGCTCTCAACAGCGCTGCGTTCAGCTTCTTTAGCATCCCTCCCAATTCACTCTTTCAAACCCAAACTCCCTTCATTCGCCTCTTTCTCTTCTCTCCAACCTCCTCAACAACATCAACACCCACTATGGCCCGGCCTTCAGAGCTGGAGAGACAGCTCGCTCAACCACAATCGCTTCTGGGGACCTTCTGGTCCCGAACCGGAAACCCCAATTGGACCCAATTACCAGAACTCACAGTTGGATTCCGCCACCTCTTTAGCTGAAATGGGCGCCATGATTTTATCCACCAGTGACCCCATAACGAAATCGAGGCTTTCTCATCTTGCTTACTCTAAGTGGCGCAGAGATAGGCTCCCTATTGGGGCTTCTCAACCACCTGATAGACCTGCTCGTCCTTCAAAACCCCAATTG GTGTCTCCAAAGGAAATCCCAGCTCCAAAGAACTCTGGATTGCCTCTCAACGCCTATATGCTACACAACCTTGCTCATGTTGAGCTTAATGCAATTGATTTGGCATGGGATACTGTTGTTAGGTTTTCACCATATAGTGATCTTCTTGGAGATAAGTTTTTTTCCGATTTTGCCCATGTGGCCGATGATGAGAGTCGCCATTTTGCTTGGTGCTCTCAGAGACTGGCTGAGCTTGGATTCAG ttaTGGAGACATGCCTGCCCATAATCTACTATGGCGTGAGTCTGAGAAATCTTCAGATGATGTTGTTGCTCGTTTGGCTGTCATCCCACTAGTCCAG GAGGCTAGAGGACTTGATGCAGGGCCTCGACTTGTGCAAAAGCTAATTGGATTTGGAGATGTTAAAACATCAAAAGTTGTGGCCAAAATTGCTGAAGAAGAGGTTGCACACGTGGCAGTTGGTGTCTATTGGTTTGTTGCAGTTTGCCAACAAATGGGCCGGGCCCCATGTCCAACATTTAGAG ACTTACTAAAAGAGTACAATGTGGAGGTGAAAGGGCCCTTCAATTACACTGCACGGGAGGAGGCTGGACTTCCACGGGACTG GTATGATCCGTTAGTTGAGATTGAAGAAGATAAGGAGCGGCTCTCTAAG GTTCATGATAGGCTTGCTCATATAATATCCATGGAGAAAGAGAACTCGAATTTGAACAAGACAAACTAA